A genomic segment from Pseudobdellovibrionaceae bacterium encodes:
- a CDS encoding SPFH/Band 7/PHB domain protein, with the protein MSGTVVALGLLGVVVIFILRGIYIVNQNQTLVVERLGSFHKILSSGPNFIIPFIDAPRGMKWADSGMLYITHRIDLRERVLDIPEQSVITKDNVSISIDAIMYIQITDPVKAVYEIENLPSAVAQLAQTSLRNVIGEMDLDHTLASRDVINSKLKQILDEATDKWGTKVNRVELRNITPPRDIQQAMEKQMQAERERRAQVLQAEGDKQARIARSEGQKIEQINIAEGDREARIRRAEGESQAIAQIAQAKMEALNAVTKATGDATLSTQFLVANAYIEAFEKFVTQDGDKVFVPYESSTALGAIGTIQEVLSKNTGSRLNH; encoded by the coding sequence ATGAGTGGAACAGTCGTCGCCCTTGGGCTTTTAGGTGTGGTCGTTATCTTTATTTTAAGAGGCATCTACATCGTCAATCAAAACCAAACTCTGGTTGTAGAAAGATTGGGCTCCTTTCATAAAATTCTTTCTAGTGGACCCAATTTTATCATCCCTTTTATCGACGCACCCAGAGGCATGAAGTGGGCGGACTCAGGAATGCTTTATATCACTCACCGTATTGATTTACGTGAAAGAGTTTTAGATATTCCCGAGCAAAGCGTAATCACCAAAGACAACGTTTCTATTAGCATAGATGCAATCATGTACATTCAAATCACTGATCCTGTAAAAGCGGTTTATGAAATCGAAAATCTACCTTCTGCAGTGGCTCAATTGGCTCAAACTTCTTTAAGAAACGTAATTGGTGAAATGGACTTAGATCACACTTTAGCCTCTCGTGATGTGATCAACTCAAAATTAAAACAAATCCTAGATGAAGCCACTGACAAGTGGGGCACTAAGGTCAATCGTGTGGAATTAAGAAACATTACTCCACCTCGTGACATCCAACAGGCCATGGAAAAACAAATGCAAGCCGAACGTGAGCGCCGAGCCCAAGTTCTTCAAGCTGAGGGAGACAAACAAGCTCGTATTGCTCGTTCTGAAGGACAAAAGATTGAACAGATCAATATCGCCGAAGGGGATCGTGAAGCTCGTATCCGTCGGGCCGAGGGTGAGTCTCAAGCCATTGCACAGATTGCTCAAGCAAAAATGGAAGCCTTAAACGCGGTCACAAAAGCTACAGGGGATGCTACATTGTCCACACAGTTTTTAGTGGCTAACGCCTACATTGAAGCTTTTGAAAAATTTGTCACTCAGGACGGAGACAAGGTCTTTGTTCCTTATGAATCTTCCACCGCACTTGGAGCCATAGGAACCATTCAAGAAGTGCTTTCAAAAAATACTGGTAGCAGATTAAATCACTAG
- a CDS encoding 2-oxoglutarate dehydrogenase E1 component, translating into MEKFPYMNRSNLEYVEALMEQYKADPDSVDPVWQKFFEGVEFAQGRPTYSEHSGPIDFSENSPELGVYELIQAYRDYGHLKANLDPLGLQKRKTTFLDFKRFRLDEIDTNKQFDMGGIVGLKKQTLSQIIDHLEKWYCGTLAIQVAECNPEVREWFTKEIEKSEFQLSKEQKQNLLKQLTRTETLEKFLHTRYVGTKRFSIEGCDSLIPALEYLCEKGASLGVEGVTIGMAHRGRINVLANFMEKALKYIFAEFDGHMGSSPELGYDADVKYHLGYNSIKKTKNGDVRISLAFNPSHLEAVNPVVLGIVRAQQRFLKDTAERKKVVPVLIHGDAAVIGQGVVSETFQLSQLKGYTVGGTIHIVMNNQVGFTTSPSDARSTEYCSDIAKSIKAPIILVNGDDVEACVRAMDMAVRFRQQFKQDVVIEIVGYRRFGHNEGDEPAFTQPKMYDVIKKHPTTFEIYKNKLNDEGLFDAKDAKSFYDEKMDNLQKVLDEVRAEPPEVKPLPLTEFWEGFKRGTAKDFSAPVKTATSKKTLEKVLKSLVHPPAEFNLHPKVKRLLKAREEMWQNGNMEWGLVELLAYGSLVVEGTSVRLTGQDCIRGTFTHRHSEYFDTQTGAPYSPLKNLNPEKEFCVYNSSLSEYAVLGFEYGNSIQDPTFLTIWEAQFGDFANGAQIIIDQFISSGEAKWHQMNGLVLLLPHGYEGQGPEHSSARLERFLQLCAQYNMQVCNFTLPHQLFHAMRRQVKRDFRKPLVVMSPKYLLRHPKAVSKVEDLTEGRFMEVLDDPRSLKKDKVKRLVLCSGKIYFDLEASDLLSEEVALVRIEQLYPYPDSQVAEVIKSYPNLREIIWAQEEPQNMGAYSFIMPRIRQSLQAIKKADLPVYYVGRIDRASPATGSPSLHKKEQEEIIQGSLDLNS; encoded by the coding sequence ATGGAAAAGTTTCCTTATATGAACAGATCCAACTTGGAATATGTAGAAGCCTTGATGGAACAGTACAAGGCTGACCCAGACAGTGTGGACCCAGTTTGGCAAAAGTTCTTTGAGGGAGTGGAGTTTGCTCAAGGTCGTCCCACTTACAGTGAGCACAGTGGGCCTATCGATTTTTCAGAAAATTCTCCAGAGTTGGGTGTGTATGAGCTGATTCAAGCCTATAGAGACTATGGCCATCTCAAAGCCAACCTTGATCCTCTGGGATTGCAAAAACGCAAAACCACATTTTTAGATTTCAAACGATTCCGTTTAGATGAAATAGACACCAATAAGCAATTTGATATGGGTGGTATTGTTGGTTTAAAAAAACAAACCTTAAGCCAAATCATTGATCACCTAGAGAAATGGTACTGCGGTACTCTTGCTATTCAAGTGGCTGAATGTAACCCCGAAGTCAGGGAATGGTTCACCAAAGAGATCGAAAAGTCAGAGTTCCAACTGTCTAAAGAGCAAAAACAAAATCTTTTAAAACAACTGACTCGCACCGAAACCTTAGAAAAGTTTTTGCACACCAGATACGTAGGTACAAAACGATTTTCTATTGAAGGCTGTGACTCTCTGATCCCCGCTTTAGAATACCTATGTGAAAAGGGAGCTAGCCTTGGAGTTGAAGGAGTCACTATTGGGATGGCCCATCGTGGTCGTATCAACGTGCTAGCCAACTTTATGGAAAAAGCACTGAAGTATATCTTTGCGGAGTTTGACGGCCACATGGGGTCAAGCCCAGAGTTAGGTTACGATGCCGATGTGAAGTATCACTTGGGCTATAACTCTATAAAGAAAACCAAAAATGGAGATGTAAGAATCTCTTTAGCTTTTAACCCTAGCCACTTAGAGGCAGTCAATCCAGTAGTTCTAGGTATTGTTCGCGCTCAACAAAGATTTCTTAAAGACACAGCCGAAAGAAAAAAAGTGGTTCCTGTTCTGATCCACGGTGACGCCGCCGTGATTGGACAAGGTGTGGTCAGTGAAACGTTTCAACTTTCTCAACTTAAAGGCTACACTGTGGGCGGAACCATACATATCGTTATGAACAACCAAGTAGGCTTTACCACAAGTCCCAGTGATGCGCGCAGTACAGAGTACTGTTCTGATATTGCCAAATCCATTAAGGCTCCCATCATCTTGGTCAATGGGGATGATGTTGAAGCTTGTGTCAGAGCCATGGATATGGCCGTGCGTTTCCGCCAACAGTTCAAACAAGATGTGGTGATTGAAATCGTGGGTTATCGTCGTTTTGGACATAACGAAGGTGATGAACCCGCGTTCACACAGCCCAAAATGTATGATGTGATTAAAAAACATCCTACAACTTTTGAAATTTATAAAAATAAATTGAATGACGAAGGTCTCTTCGATGCTAAAGACGCTAAAAGTTTTTACGATGAAAAGATGGATAATTTGCAAAAAGTGTTAGATGAAGTGCGTGCTGAACCTCCTGAAGTGAAGCCCCTCCCCTTAACCGAATTTTGGGAAGGTTTCAAAAGAGGTACAGCAAAGGACTTTTCTGCGCCAGTGAAAACGGCCACTTCTAAAAAGACTTTGGAAAAGGTGTTAAAATCACTTGTTCACCCTCCTGCTGAATTTAACCTCCACCCTAAGGTCAAGCGTCTGTTAAAGGCACGAGAAGAGATGTGGCAAAACGGCAATATGGAATGGGGATTGGTAGAACTTTTAGCTTATGGATCTTTGGTTGTAGAGGGCACTTCTGTGCGCTTAACAGGTCAAGATTGCATTCGTGGAACCTTCACGCATCGTCACTCTGAGTACTTTGACACTCAGACAGGCGCACCTTACAGCCCTCTTAAAAATTTAAATCCAGAAAAAGAGTTCTGTGTTTATAACTCCTCTCTTTCTGAATATGCTGTTTTAGGTTTTGAATACGGCAATTCGATTCAAGACCCCACGTTCTTAACCATTTGGGAAGCGCAGTTTGGAGACTTTGCCAACGGAGCACAGATCATCATTGACCAGTTTATTTCCAGTGGTGAAGCCAAGTGGCACCAGATGAACGGTTTAGTTTTACTTCTGCCTCATGGTTATGAAGGTCAAGGACCAGAACATTCCAGTGCTCGTTTGGAACGATTCTTACAGCTGTGTGCTCAGTACAATATGCAGGTCTGTAACTTCACTCTTCCTCACCAACTGTTTCATGCGATGAGACGTCAGGTGAAGCGTGATTTTAGAAAGCCTCTGGTGGTGATGTCTCCAAAATATCTGCTTCGTCATCCTAAAGCCGTATCCAAAGTCGAAGACTTAACTGAGGGTCGCTTTATGGAAGTGTTAGACGATCCTAGGTCTCTTAAAAAAGACAAGGTCAAACGCCTTGTTTTATGTTCAGGTAAAATCTACTTTGACCTAGAAGCCTCTGATCTTTTATCAGAAGAGGTGGCTTTAGTGCGTATCGAGCAGCTTTACCCTTACCCAGATTCTCAAGTGGCTGAGGTGATAAAGTCTTACCCCAATCTAAGAGAGATCATTTGGGCCCAAGAGGAACCGCAAAATATGGGAGCCTATTCGTTTATCATGCCTCGAATTCGTCAGTCTCTTCAAGCCATCAAAAAGGCCGACCTTCCTGTGTACTATGTAGGTCGCATTGATCGTGCGAGTCCCGCAACAGGCTCGCCTTCATTGCACAAAAAAGAGCAAGAAGAGATCATACAAGGCAGCTTAGATTTAAATTCATAA
- the odhB gene encoding 2-oxoglutarate dehydrogenase complex dihydrolipoyllysine-residue succinyltransferase has protein sequence MKLEIKIPTVGESITEAIISEWQKSSGDFVEQNDVLLVLETDKASVEVVAEKAGKLDVLTPADETVAIGAVVGTIDTSAAPSASAKSADTEKNSSSKAESSTSTSTPPATPSRTSPMADTLSPATRRVVEENHLDASKISGTGPHGRITKDDAQKAAQSGSVSQAKTSESSVAKSTPTPTVRTFTARDSRREKMSNIRKRIAERLVQAQQTAAILTTFNEVDMTAVMELRSKYKDAFEKKYGIRLGFMGFFVKAAVAALRDFPAVNAYIDGEEFIYNDFVNMGIAVGGPRGLVVPVIKDADLLSIAEIEAQVKNFGQKAQSNKLTIDELNGGTFTISNGGVYGSLMSTPILNPPQSAILGMHKIEERPVVIDGEIQIRPMMYLALSYDHRIIDGKESVSFLVKIKEALEDPSRLVLEI, from the coding sequence GTGAAACTTGAAATTAAAATCCCAACAGTCGGTGAATCCATCACAGAAGCGATCATTTCTGAATGGCAAAAGTCGTCTGGTGACTTCGTAGAACAGAACGATGTCCTGTTGGTCCTAGAGACTGACAAAGCCAGTGTCGAAGTCGTTGCAGAAAAAGCAGGAAAACTAGATGTTCTCACTCCTGCTGATGAGACCGTAGCCATCGGAGCGGTGGTCGGAACCATTGACACTTCCGCAGCACCTAGCGCTTCTGCAAAATCAGCAGACACAGAAAAAAACAGTAGCAGCAAAGCAGAGTCTTCTACATCAACATCTACTCCTCCCGCTACTCCATCTAGAACATCTCCTATGGCAGACACTCTGAGTCCTGCTACCCGTCGTGTCGTGGAAGAGAATCATTTAGACGCGTCTAAAATTTCAGGTACTGGCCCTCATGGACGCATCACCAAAGACGATGCCCAAAAGGCCGCTCAAAGTGGTTCTGTTTCTCAAGCTAAAACTTCAGAAAGCAGTGTAGCTAAGTCAACGCCTACACCGACAGTAAGAACTTTTACGGCTAGGGACTCTCGTCGTGAAAAGATGAGTAACATTCGCAAACGTATTGCAGAAAGACTAGTGCAAGCTCAACAGACCGCCGCAATTTTGACTACGTTTAATGAAGTGGACATGACCGCCGTCATGGAGCTTCGTTCTAAGTACAAAGACGCCTTTGAAAAAAAATACGGCATCCGCTTAGGCTTTATGGGATTTTTTGTAAAAGCAGCTGTGGCGGCCTTACGCGACTTCCCTGCCGTGAACGCTTACATTGATGGCGAAGAGTTCATTTATAATGACTTCGTCAATATGGGCATTGCTGTGGGTGGTCCCAGAGGGCTTGTTGTTCCTGTGATCAAAGACGCTGATCTTTTATCTATTGCTGAAATTGAAGCTCAAGTGAAAAACTTTGGACAAAAAGCTCAAAGTAACAAATTGACCATTGATGAGCTCAACGGAGGAACTTTTACCATCAGTAACGGTGGGGTGTATGGTTCTTTGATGTCGACTCCAATTTTGAATCCTCCTCAAAGTGCCATCTTGGGAATGCACAAGATTGAAGAGCGTCCCGTAGTGATTGATGGTGAAATTCAAATTCGTCCTATGATGTATTTGGCTCTTTCCTACGATCATAGAATCATTGACGGTAAAGAGTCTGTTAGCTTTTTAGTTAAAATCAAAGAAGCACTAGAAGATCCGAGCCGTCTTGTGCTAGAAATTTAA
- the lpdA gene encoding dihydrolipoyl dehydrogenase, whose translation MFDLVVIGAGPGGYTSAIRASQLGLKVAIIEKRKTLGGTCLNIGCIPSKALLDSSEHYIQAQEEFEDHGLTVSGIKINLDRMMGRKDKVVSDLTSGVAYLMKKNKVETFYGFGKIKNANTVEVRLDSGETTSLETKNILLATGSAANTLPGIEIDEQNIVSSTGALSLPVIPEHLVVIGAGVIGLELGSVWKRLGSKVTVIEYGSKIAASSDTATSKLLQRSLTKQGMEFVLEAKVNSAQVNKNNKVEVEYEGVKTGEKQKLVVDTVLVATGRRPYSEGLGLEDLGIEKNKAGFVMVNSHYQTTVPNIYAIGDLIPGPMLAHKAEEEGVAVAETLAGLPGHVNYMTVPSVIYTWPELASVGYTEEELKDKKIAYNAGKFPFTANGRAKSLGCTDGQVKILADKETDQILGVHILGPRASDMIAEAVVAMEFGASAEDIARSFHAHPTLSEVMREAALDVNKAARQF comes from the coding sequence ATGTTTGATTTAGTCGTGATCGGTGCAGGACCAGGTGGATACACTTCAGCAATACGAGCATCCCAACTGGGGCTTAAGGTCGCTATCATCGAAAAACGTAAAACTTTAGGGGGCACTTGTCTTAACATTGGGTGCATTCCTTCTAAAGCTCTTCTGGATTCCAGCGAGCACTACATTCAAGCCCAGGAAGAGTTTGAAGATCATGGTTTAACGGTTTCTGGAATTAAAATTAACTTAGACCGCATGATGGGTCGCAAAGACAAAGTGGTTTCTGATCTGACTTCAGGTGTGGCTTACTTGATGAAAAAAAATAAGGTCGAAACCTTTTATGGTTTTGGAAAGATTAAAAATGCCAACACTGTGGAAGTCCGACTAGATTCTGGCGAAACCACTTCCCTTGAAACCAAAAACATACTTCTAGCTACGGGATCCGCCGCTAACACTTTACCTGGAATAGAAATTGATGAACAAAATATTGTGTCCTCCACTGGTGCTTTATCTTTGCCTGTGATCCCAGAACATCTTGTGGTGATCGGGGCAGGCGTGATTGGGCTTGAATTGGGGTCAGTGTGGAAACGCTTAGGTTCTAAAGTCACAGTGATTGAATACGGATCTAAAATTGCGGCCTCCAGTGACACTGCCACGTCCAAGCTTTTACAACGAAGCTTAACCAAACAAGGTATGGAATTTGTACTTGAAGCTAAAGTGAACAGCGCTCAAGTGAATAAAAATAATAAAGTCGAAGTCGAGTACGAAGGTGTAAAAACAGGTGAAAAGCAAAAGTTAGTTGTAGACACCGTACTGGTCGCTACTGGTCGTCGTCCTTATTCTGAGGGACTAGGGTTAGAAGACCTTGGGATTGAAAAAAATAAAGCAGGCTTTGTGATGGTCAACTCTCATTACCAAACCACAGTTCCTAATATTTATGCTATTGGTGATTTGATTCCTGGACCAATGCTGGCTCATAAAGCTGAAGAAGAAGGCGTGGCCGTGGCAGAAACTTTGGCTGGGCTCCCAGGTCATGTGAATTACATGACTGTGCCTTCTGTCATTTACACATGGCCTGAGCTTGCCAGCGTGGGCTACACTGAAGAAGAACTTAAAGACAAAAAGATCGCTTACAATGCAGGTAAGTTTCCATTCACTGCAAACGGCAGAGCCAAGTCCTTAGGGTGCACAGACGGCCAAGTGAAAATTCTAGCAGACAAAGAAACCGATCAGATTTTAGGTGTTCATATTCTAGGTCCCAGAGCCTCAGACATGATTGCAGAAGCTGTGGTGGCTATGGAATTTGGGGCAAGTGCAGAAGACATCGCAAGAAGCTTCCATGCTCACCCTACTTTGTCAGAAGTTATGCGAGAGGCAGCTCTTGACGTCAATAAGGCCGCTAGACAGTTTTAA
- a CDS encoding zinc-dependent metalloprotease — MKQIPNTILKVIGAVAMASGLIACGAEREHKPLPKIEVFSKSSIDTEAEYLYVPSTDQVSRSTNQGRPYWQGDARIVKLRFEKNHLVAYAQEKDDRFSDNTTNNKPVFRIPIRHIDYREMRDPFGEGTNIEEENNYIDWSKRKYFEPKPEQFAFTDVNMLPSEFGKIFGYECSSMTGQSELNFDVKDSGIDIVIKRDYRTNYFCDTSVMDLFDLSWSEVTHYSLVPMKNLIAEDYDPIIYKRDWENTFGFFQTLDQKYDSANSPTQNEEVYYMNRWNPQRKEVVYHLDPKFEKPENKSIKEATLIGFERLNKGLEEAGVNFRLVVKEGPQDMLPGDLRYTSVVIVEDPLAVGLLGYGPSVANPRTGELVQARTVMYPGVMKQFIRMAYDEVLRLEAEREKQALAGNKLLAQDANIVNQLRDFAQGSVEVRQQTAWKPHRGDMSHLALAATSTVEPSSTDDGEEQGEPRLGTLDRNIFDKPPVVDNRGVLSQDFVKRGDWMLFDRTAHALRSMFQGFQNQNDPEKFDIDQLDIIDFYSRNNMTPAREQTFIDIADTVLRDEVLALGQKVPWDKLDESVRAQIVDLVMPYVWIPTFIHEVGHNLGLRHNFAGSEDRDNFYSLQELADRGITSDMGSPYASMMEYTKSEITSLRVPGKYDIAALRYGYNQQVELEDGSLVPVGKGQIPADLGTLKAYEYCSDEGVSLNPNCNRFDEGVGYAEIAKSLISSYEDMYKLRNFRNGRANFSMIDDIYYAARINGTFRSLRLMLERFSDILMDYDLDMQTVEEIEWLKEMNDGAKIASDFFVKILSEPDLNCLLTQNGQFSQMISYKEIKTLTGSFNAKDCFGITGLNTQFAIIGQVGRKFEDEKYRDNPNIYLDQIDVRGVWIDKLIALKYLVARNLNNFSFDKRSLSYLDHPEVGTEINNVIKNLLIGDVVTKTTVTFSDGSTLDDFEYGHTFSNGYEITKPLTNWVGRYLGIRHEKIDLIEAVGQVLAKEITQGETSLNNENFKESIRVYERMPEDGRPSDEFEVYRVGPRNYIISEDNEVGSQAFKRLGLMDLYDKFSREDLIQIYTLISRGIPLPATATEEQKAVYASGEANVYLYLVGEMPTRDYYYKLLRQSLNI; from the coding sequence ATGAAACAAATACCAAACACAATCCTTAAAGTTATAGGTGCCGTAGCCATGGCTTCAGGCCTTATTGCTTGTGGTGCTGAACGAGAGCACAAGCCTTTACCAAAAATTGAAGTTTTTAGTAAAAGCAGTATTGATACGGAAGCCGAGTATCTGTATGTGCCTTCGACAGATCAGGTGTCTAGATCTACCAATCAGGGACGACCTTATTGGCAAGGTGATGCGAGAATCGTAAAGCTGCGTTTTGAGAAGAACCATCTTGTGGCTTATGCTCAAGAAAAAGACGACAGATTCTCTGACAACACGACCAACAACAAGCCTGTGTTTCGAATTCCTATTCGTCACATCGACTATCGTGAAATGCGTGATCCTTTTGGTGAAGGCACAAACATAGAAGAAGAGAACAACTATATTGACTGGTCAAAGCGCAAATACTTTGAGCCTAAACCTGAGCAGTTCGCTTTTACAGATGTGAATATGTTGCCATCTGAATTTGGTAAGATATTTGGTTATGAGTGTTCGTCTATGACAGGACAGTCTGAACTTAATTTTGATGTGAAAGACTCTGGCATTGATATCGTGATCAAAAGAGACTACCGCACCAATTACTTCTGTGACACATCGGTGATGGACCTATTTGACCTGTCTTGGTCAGAGGTGACTCACTACTCTTTAGTACCTATGAAAAATTTAATTGCAGAAGACTATGACCCCATTATCTATAAAAGAGATTGGGAAAATACCTTTGGTTTCTTTCAAACATTAGATCAAAAGTATGACAGTGCTAACAGTCCTACTCAGAACGAAGAAGTTTACTATATGAATCGTTGGAACCCCCAACGTAAAGAAGTGGTTTACCATCTTGATCCTAAGTTTGAAAAACCAGAAAACAAATCTATCAAAGAAGCGACTTTGATTGGGTTTGAGCGTTTAAATAAAGGCCTAGAAGAAGCAGGTGTGAACTTTAGACTTGTTGTGAAAGAAGGTCCACAAGACATGCTTCCTGGGGACTTACGTTACACATCTGTTGTGATCGTGGAAGATCCACTGGCTGTGGGTCTATTGGGTTACGGTCCGTCTGTGGCTAACCCTAGAACGGGAGAACTGGTTCAAGCTAGAACCGTGATGTACCCAGGGGTGATGAAACAATTTATCCGTATGGCTTATGATGAAGTGTTAAGGCTTGAAGCTGAGCGCGAAAAGCAAGCTTTAGCGGGCAATAAGCTTTTAGCTCAAGATGCCAACATCGTAAATCAGTTGCGTGATTTTGCTCAAGGCAGTGTAGAGGTCAGACAACAGACAGCATGGAAACCACATCGTGGAGACATGTCCCACTTAGCTCTTGCTGCTACAAGTACTGTGGAGCCGTCTTCTACAGATGATGGAGAAGAACAAGGGGAACCTAGACTAGGAACCTTAGATCGTAACATCTTTGATAAACCTCCTGTTGTGGATAATAGAGGAGTCTTATCACAAGATTTTGTAAAGCGCGGAGACTGGATGTTGTTTGACAGAACCGCTCATGCCTTACGTTCTATGTTTCAAGGATTCCAAAATCAAAATGATCCTGAGAAATTTGATATTGATCAGTTAGATATCATTGATTTTTACTCTAGAAACAATATGACTCCTGCCAGAGAGCAAACCTTTATTGATATTGCAGACACTGTACTTAGAGATGAGGTTTTGGCTTTAGGACAAAAAGTACCTTGGGATAAACTAGATGAGTCCGTGCGTGCTCAGATTGTAGACCTTGTGATGCCTTATGTATGGATTCCTACATTCATCCATGAAGTTGGACACAATTTAGGTTTACGTCATAACTTTGCGGGTTCTGAAGATAGAGATAATTTTTACTCTCTACAAGAGTTAGCTGATCGTGGGATCACTTCAGATATGGGTTCTCCATACGCTTCAATGATGGAGTACACTAAATCTGAAATCACCTCTCTTAGAGTTCCTGGAAAGTATGACATTGCAGCCTTAAGATACGGCTACAATCAACAAGTGGAATTAGAAGATGGAAGCCTTGTCCCTGTAGGCAAAGGACAAATCCCTGCGGATTTAGGAACATTGAAGGCTTATGAGTACTGTTCAGATGAAGGTGTGTCTTTAAACCCTAACTGTAATCGTTTTGATGAAGGTGTGGGATATGCAGAGATCGCCAAGTCTTTGATCAGCTCTTATGAAGATATGTATAAACTGCGTAACTTCAGAAATGGCAGAGCTAACTTTTCCATGATTGATGACATCTATTACGCTGCAAGAATCAATGGGACCTTTAGGTCTTTAAGACTCATGCTAGAAAGATTCAGCGATATTCTTATGGATTACGATCTGGACATGCAAACAGTGGAAGAGATCGAGTGGCTTAAAGAAATGAATGACGGAGCTAAGATCGCATCGGACTTTTTTGTAAAAATCTTATCCGAGCCAGACTTGAACTGTCTATTGACTCAAAACGGTCAGTTCAGCCAAATGATCTCTTATAAAGAAATCAAAACTTTAACTGGTAGCTTTAATGCGAAAGACTGTTTTGGAATCACAGGTCTTAACACTCAGTTTGCCATTATTGGACAAGTGGGACGTAAGTTTGAAGACGAGAAGTACAGAGACAACCCCAACATTTACTTAGATCAGATTGATGTTCGTGGGGTGTGGATTGATAAGCTTATTGCCTTGAAATATCTTGTGGCTAGAAACTTAAACAACTTCTCTTTTGACAAGAGATCACTGAGTTACCTAGATCACCCTGAAGTAGGTACAGAGATCAATAACGTGATCAAAAACTTACTGATTGGGGATGTGGTGACAAAAACCACGGTGACTTTCTCTGATGGTAGCACTTTGGATGACTTTGAATATGGTCATACCTTCTCTAATGGTTATGAGATTACAAAACCTCTGACCAATTGGGTGGGTAGATACCTTGGAATCAGACATGAAAAGATTGATCTGATTGAAGCTGTGGGACAAGTCTTAGCCAAAGAGATCACTCAAGGTGAAACATCTTTGAATAACGAAAACTTCAAAGAAAGTATTCGTGTGTACGAAAGAATGCCTGAAGATGGTCGTCCTTCTGATGAGTTCGAAGTGTACCGTGTGGGACCAAGAAACTACATCATTTCTGAAGACAATGAAGTGGGATCACAAGCCTTCAAGCGCCTTGGTCTTATGGATTTATATGATAAGTTCAGTCGTGAAGACTTGATTCAGATCTACACTTTAATCTCAAGAGGCATTCCGCTTCCTGCCACAGCCACTGAAGAGCAAAAAGCGGTCTATGCTTCAGGTGAAGCGAATGTGTACCTCTACCTTGTGGGTGAAATGCCAACTAGAGATTACTACTACAAGCTGTTAAGGCAGTCTCTAAACATCTAA
- a CDS encoding S24 family peptidase → MASGLFGISEDHLEKYQSLDERLIRDRAATFFFEASGEAMSPLIMEKDILIVDRSIQPVSGCIVIVQIEGELLCRRLQITDHEVGLYAENSQHTPLILRDEQDLQVFGVVTSVVRDILPRATHVLGPQRKDGFR, encoded by the coding sequence ATGGCCAGCGGACTCTTTGGTATCAGTGAAGACCATTTAGAAAAGTATCAATCCTTAGATGAACGTCTTATCCGTGATCGAGCGGCCACTTTCTTTTTTGAAGCTTCAGGCGAGGCCATGAGTCCTTTGATTATGGAAAAGGACATCTTAATTGTAGACCGTTCTATCCAGCCTGTATCAGGTTGCATTGTGATTGTGCAAATAGAAGGGGAGCTTTTGTGTCGACGGCTCCAGATCACAGACCATGAAGTGGGGCTGTATGCAGAAAACTCTCAGCACACCCCTTTGATCTTAAGGGATGAACAAGATCTGCAGGTGTTTGGGGTGGTGACCTCGGTCGTGCGTGACATTTTACCTAGAGCGACACACGTGTTGGGTCCTCAAAGAAAGGATGGTTTTCGTTGA
- the rpsN gene encoding 30S ribosomal protein S14 — MAKKSSIIKNQQKAEIASRYRAKRAELRKILGSPTASWEEKEEARKKMNRLPRRSIEIRVANRCALTGRPRGNLRKFGLSRIAFRDMANRGLIPGVTKSSW, encoded by the coding sequence ATGGCAAAGAAATCGAGCATAATTAAGAATCAACAAAAGGCGGAAATTGCTTCTCGTTACCGCGCTAAACGTGCTGAGCTTCGTAAAATTCTTGGCAGCCCTACGGCAAGTTGGGAAGAAAAAGAAGAGGCTCGCAAAAAGATGAACCGTCTGCCAAGACGCTCTATTGAAATTCGTGTGGCTAACAGATGTGCGTTAACAGGTCGTCCTCGTGGCAACCTCAGAAAGTTTGGTCTTTCTAGAATCGCCTTCCGTGATATGGCTAACCGTGGTTTAATTCCAGGCGTCACCAAGTCAAGCTGGTAA
- a CDS encoding NfeD family protein, with product MTIADWHMYLLIGLILLGLEAFAPTFFLFPLGGAALGTALVAPYLSFTWELVIFSLIATLLYFVSFKFIRPQFRKKRYLTGSDSLIGQTALALADIDENNKGYIKIYADEWTALPSRQGGFIPKGTKVIVDRVSGNKVYVSRVED from the coding sequence ATGACAATTGCTGACTGGCACATGTATCTGCTGATTGGGCTGATTTTGCTTGGACTAGAAGCCTTTGCTCCCACTTTTTTTCTTTTTCCACTAGGTGGTGCCGCTTTGGGTACAGCTTTAGTCGCTCCTTATCTCAGTTTCACATGGGAGCTGGTGATTTTTTCACTGATTGCCACTCTTCTCTACTTTGTGTCGTTCAAATTCATCCGTCCGCAGTTTAGAAAGAAACGTTATCTCACAGGTTCAGACTCGCTGATTGGACAAACCGCCCTAGCTTTGGCTGATATTGACGAGAACAACAAAGGTTATATTAAAATTTATGCAGATGAGTGGACCGCTCTTCCCAGCCGACAAGGGGGATTTATTCCTAAAGGCACAAAGGTCATCGTAGATCGTGTCTCTGGAAATAAAGTTTATGTGTCCCGAGTTGAGGATTGA